A portion of the Petrotoga mexicana DSM 14811 genome contains these proteins:
- the atpC gene encoding ATP synthase F1 subunit epsilon codes for MFKFKVVTPEGVKYEEDVQYVEFKTKEGSMGTLTQRLPIVTSLRIAPVSIKKADNSVDSFAIHGGILEMTGEEMTIVTTAAERSEDIDIEAAKKAMESAQEQIKATEDQFKKIKLQTRIEKNLLRVNMSKRK; via the coding sequence ATATTTAAATTCAAAGTTGTTACCCCAGAAGGGGTAAAATATGAAGAAGATGTTCAGTATGTAGAATTTAAAACAAAAGAGGGATCTATGGGAACCTTAACTCAACGGTTGCCGATTGTGACATCTTTGAGGATTGCCCCGGTATCGATAAAAAAAGCAGATAACTCAGTTGATAGTTTTGCGATCCATGGAGGTATTTTGGAGATGACCGGTGAAGAAATGACTATTGTTACCACAGCTGCTGAAAGATCCGAAGATATAGATATTGAAGCTGCGAAGAAAGCTATGGAAAGTGCTCAAGAACAGATTAAAGCAACGGAAGATCAGTTTAAAAAAATCAAATTACAAACTAGAATTGAAAAGAATCTTTTAAGGGTCAATATGTCAAAAAGAAAATAA
- the atpG gene encoding ATP synthase F1 subunit gamma, translating to MSRGNLRAIKRRIASTESTMQITRAMQMVATARLNKIQKRWKGVKDYSNYAERILKKVPFVEESLYTQNGEGSLIFVITPDMGLAGSFPSDLVKEALRVKSKLEDFKGYFVLGAKGYSGLKSETVLEKEVNLFDIPKVDHAEYLLEIIFQIMENKGISKVKVVYGELKNALIQLPKTYDLLPMTKDKFEIDARYEYEPEEEKVFEDAAYQYLLSKMYLFLFETKLSELHARQNAMKNATDNAHDLIEELNLDYNKQRQASITQELIEIVNGANMQ from the coding sequence TTAAAAGAAGGATCGCCTCTACAGAATCTACTATGCAAATAACAAGAGCCATGCAGATGGTTGCCACAGCCAGGCTCAACAAGATACAGAAGCGATGGAAAGGTGTAAAAGATTATTCTAACTACGCAGAAAGGATTCTGAAAAAAGTTCCCTTTGTTGAAGAAAGCTTATACACTCAAAATGGTGAAGGTTCTTTAATTTTTGTGATCACCCCAGACATGGGATTAGCGGGCTCTTTTCCATCTGATCTAGTTAAAGAAGCTTTAAGGGTGAAATCTAAGCTGGAAGATTTTAAAGGATACTTTGTTTTGGGTGCAAAGGGCTATTCAGGTTTAAAGAGTGAAACAGTCTTGGAAAAAGAGGTAAATTTATTCGACATTCCAAAGGTTGACCATGCGGAGTATTTGTTGGAAATTATTTTCCAAATTATGGAGAATAAAGGCATTAGCAAAGTGAAGGTTGTGTATGGAGAGTTAAAAAATGCCTTGATACAGTTACCTAAAACTTATGACCTGCTTCCAATGACAAAAGACAAATTTGAAATAGATGCCAGATACGAATACGAACCTGAGGAAGAGAAAGTATTCGAGGATGCTGCATATCAGTATCTTCTCTCTAAAATGTATCTATTTTTATTTGAAACCAAGTTGAGTGAGCTTCATGCCCGACAAAACGCAATGAAAAACGCCACGGATAACGCACATGATTTAATAGAAGAGTTGAACCTTGATTACAACAAGCAAAGACAAGCCTCTATTACCCAAGAGTTGATAGAGATTGTTAATGGGGCGAATATGCAATAG
- the atpD gene encoding F0F1 ATP synthase subunit beta yields the protein MQDQKGKIISVIGPVVDVKFPEGQLPNVYDALKVKNEYSGEELILEVEQLIGDDTARCVAMDSTDGIRRGQEVINTQESIKVPVGETTLGRMFNLLGKPIDEKGEVEGEEYWPIHRDPPSLNEQDTSVEILETGIKSIDLLAPFPRGGKIGFFGGAGVGKTVLVMELIRNIAKEHQGISVFAGVGERTREGNDLWLEMQETGVIDSTALVFGQMNEPPGARFRVPLTALTISEYFRDKQKKDVLLFIDNIFRFVQAGSEVSALLGRMPSAVGYQPTLASDMGQLQERITSTKDGSITSVQAIYVPADDFTDPAPATTFAHLDANINLSRKQSELGLYPAVDPLDSTSKMLDPNVVGQEHYTVAREVKEVLQRYEDLQDIIAILGIEELSEEDRQVVNRARRIQRFLTQPFFVAERFTNYSGKYVNVEDTIKGFKEILEGKHDDLPESAFYMVGTIEEAVEKAKKMNV from the coding sequence ATGCAAGATCAAAAAGGTAAAATAATATCTGTTATTGGACCTGTCGTTGATGTGAAATTCCCTGAAGGCCAACTACCTAACGTTTACGATGCTTTAAAAGTAAAGAACGAATACTCAGGAGAAGAGTTGATTCTTGAAGTTGAGCAATTAATCGGAGACGATACAGCTAGATGTGTTGCGATGGATTCTACCGATGGTATAAGAAGAGGGCAAGAGGTTATCAACACACAAGAGTCCATAAAAGTTCCCGTCGGCGAGACGACATTGGGAAGGATGTTCAACCTTTTAGGTAAACCTATCGATGAAAAAGGAGAGGTTGAAGGGGAAGAGTATTGGCCAATTCACAGGGATCCTCCATCGTTAAATGAACAAGATACATCTGTTGAGATTTTAGAGACAGGTATTAAAAGTATAGATCTTTTGGCTCCGTTCCCGAGAGGTGGGAAAATAGGATTCTTTGGTGGAGCTGGGGTTGGTAAGACGGTTCTTGTTATGGAACTTATAAGGAATATTGCTAAAGAGCACCAAGGGATCTCTGTATTTGCAGGTGTAGGCGAAAGGACCAGGGAAGGTAACGATCTTTGGTTGGAAATGCAAGAGACAGGGGTCATTGATAGCACGGCGTTGGTGTTCGGTCAGATGAATGAACCCCCTGGAGCGAGGTTCAGGGTCCCTCTAACCGCGTTGACAATCTCAGAATATTTTAGGGATAAGCAAAAAAAAGATGTCTTACTTTTCATAGATAATATATTCAGGTTTGTTCAAGCAGGATCAGAGGTTTCGGCTTTACTGGGAAGAATGCCCTCTGCTGTAGGATACCAGCCAACGTTGGCATCGGATATGGGGCAGTTGCAAGAGAGAATAACCTCCACAAAAGATGGTTCTATTACCTCTGTTCAGGCTATTTATGTTCCTGCAGACGATTTCACGGATCCCGCACCTGCTACTACTTTTGCCCATTTGGATGCAAATATAAACCTTTCAAGGAAACAGTCAGAGTTGGGACTTTATCCTGCGGTTGATCCATTAGATTCCACATCGAAGATGTTGGATCCCAACGTAGTTGGACAAGAACATTACACCGTTGCAAGAGAAGTCAAAGAAGTTTTGCAAAGGTATGAAGATTTACAAGATATAATAGCGATTTTGGGTATAGAAGAATTGTCCGAGGAAGATAGACAGGTAGTGAATAGAGCCAGAAGAATCCAAAGGTTCTTAACTCAGCCTTTCTTTGTTGCAGAAAGGTTCACAAATTATTCTGGTAAGTATGTTAATGTAGAAGATACTATCAAAGGTTTTAAAGAAATACTTGAGGGGAAGCACGATGATTTACCTGAAAGCGCCTTTTATATGGTGGGTACGATAGAAGAAGCCGTAGAAAAAGCAAAAAAAATGAATGTATGA